The DNA segment ATATAGATCAGCGGGAGGAGAAATCCAAATTTCAGCAGCAAAAGGCTCccatatcaagcgagagaaagagcactcaaagaagagatgatggtgagtctctatttctagattacaaaggacgcacgttcctgagacatttaacccccaacgcctcaagcgatccttggttggcagtcttctccgcaaagccagccatgatataaacacattacgtggaatatgttccttgaaccaaatagtcttgtgccaatatttgttgttgatagtgtttatattattttttgacattagtatccatattttttagtaaactgatccaaagagaatagtttgtggagctaaccaaacgaggattatagtgtttactttggaaaaagtaataggttgaatgatagatggcgtgcgtgctttttcacatggaaatctgcacatagattaaaattgtaagatttgaatcatagagaaaatatagtgtatatgactgaagttggtccattccgaaactaaagatggctaaaattcgtctttgtcaaaatgcatagatatgaattttatatgaatagagttctccattgattatagcagtgtaataaactctgtgtgtaaaggagaaaaaatgttatataagtgaaaacaaaaattatgattttttttcttgtgcctataggctcttcgcaatttgaagaagaaagaacatattgtgtgaaaatctttggctcggtcaaattttatccagttgtttataaaactgttgttatgtgattcatgtaatttttaagtgttgatttaaaagcccaaaaaacccatctatactaactttttgatatttttttctgtgatttgaatttaaaaagagataaaactttcgataagttatgtaaactcagaacaagtatttagctttagaaagcatttatatgtttcaaacttataatatatatataatgtttaaaattatgcatataaaacttatgtaaaatgtgtctgaatatgtttctcttctttaatatgttaatcgtactatatataatattattttaaaatttcaaaaagtttatgtcacacaCAAAAaaccattaataaaaatataattcttcatctacaacaagaaaaatgaaaaattataaacatataaatttaaattaagaaaaactaacattggaaaaacaagaagttaatgtaaaagaaaaaaaaccgacaaataatattataaataaaataaatttataagacacaatccgcgcgaagcgaggaaaaaatctctagtctATATAACAAATGTCTTTATAATTGTTCCAAAAACTACgaaaaaaatttattgtattGCGCTTTTTAATTTGAGTAACAGTTAATAAACGAAAAGTATGACTGAGGCAGATATataagacaattttttttttgtaaatgaagCATATGCGTCTAGTGCTCAAACCACAGTCACACTCACAAACAAGTCAATTGtcattataattttcaaatgaaACAATATCATACGTATGaatatttagttttgtttttacatTAGTGATTTTGATCTAATTCAAATAGATGAGCAAACTCCTATACTATTCACACCCAAATGCTTAAAAAAACTTGGGTAAAATTCAAGGCATCGAGCGGTATTCATTCTATTGGTGCTGATTATTACTGCACTAAAATCAAGatcaaatctctttttttttattttttttttttgaacacctaTCAAATCTCTTTATGACTATCAACAATGGTTATAAGTATTCAACATCGTAATTTACATGTATTTAACAGTTCACGTCATATTCTCTTTCTTCCacttattaatttaatattcatACAAATTTTGTCTCTacaattgttttgtttaataaaattcaacatCATATCTCaccatttattttcttttatattttcatctttatatactaagaaaaataataaattgtaattaaatcaaaataattgatacttaaacaaattttttaaaatacactatgtttttatattttgcaaataataactatgatcaaatattaaaatatctattattgaatatgtttcaaaaaaaagaaaattttaatgtccaaataaaatgaaaaaatatctatttgtagagttttttaaataataaattttgatataatataaaagtaaaataaacatatttactatcaaataattatcttTAAACAATTGGGGTGAAAAAAACTAATACCAAATATACATATAGCCAATAAATAAATaccatatatttaatttatattttaattaaaacataatacTTCAATATAGTGATATGTGTCAATGTGGACTCagatgttttgtttttaacagGTTAAAAGTTTTCAACACAACTGAATCCACACatcagatttttttctttcaactaGGTCATTGTGAGCAttcaattttgaaattttaattcaaCAGGTCCAGTGCAATAGTCTAAgagaatatttatatatcttttattttaggtGTTGCCAGTCTAAAAATCCGATTAAAAGAAAAGCTTCCTAAAGAACgagtaaaaagaaagaaaaaaacggGTGAAAACTATAAAGTAATTGAGATACAAGTAAACACTATAAAGTAAACAACCTTTCGAAAGACAAGTCACTTATGTTTTCTCTTTTAGTTTGTTGCTGAGACCTATCCATATGATAGTGATAACGACTTCCTCTAATCCTCTCATTACACGTAAAAGCTTTATCGCATTATCGTCTAATTAATATTGgggtatattattttatttatttcttatggCTTTCACATGAGTTCGAGAAAATGATATGTGTCAAGTTAacatataaatcatatttttgcgACGTGAAACAATAGTAATGATATTGATGTATATGTCATTATGCATCCATCTTTTCGCATACCTGAGGAAGAGTATTTTTGTTTTCCCTCTGTAAAGGAACTGAGAGTTTGgtttaaaaaaagaaggaaTTGAGAGTATTAATATGCAAAATGGCAATTACGtaatttgaagaaaatcacAAAAGAACTAAATGTAATACAAAATAAGTGAAAAGGTATAATCAAACCATCCCTTGACACCTACTCTACCTTTATAAATGATAACTCCTCCTCTTCTCCCAacacatcttcttcttgttgcaAATCAATTGAGACAAAAAAACATCAATCTATTCATTCTAAGAGAGAAGCAAAATTTAGAGAGAGACCAAGAAACATGAATAACCAGAATGTAAATGATAATAATCTTCTTCTCATTTCTCGGATGTACCCGAATGTCTATGCTTCATCAGTACCACAACAAGGTTTGCCCATTCTACAGTTCTAATCATTTTTATATCATTGTAGTTATTTTAGTCTTTTCACAAACTTGTATGATACTAAGAGGGCTTAAAGAATTGAGACTATTTGTTAAGTTATAACATTAGTTTTGATGGGCTTGTCCATGGTCTAGCAGTAGATTCAAAACCAGTGCGtccgaggaggaggaggaagagcaaGAATGTTGAGATGGCCCAGGAAGGTGGAGATGGAAGCAATGGGTGGTTTAGGAAGAGGAAATTGAGTGATGAGCAAGTAAGAATGCTGGAGATGAGTTTCGGGCTTGAGCATAAGCTTGAGTCTGAGAGGAAAAACCGTCTTGCTTCGGAGTTAGGGCTTGATTCTCGTCAAGTGGCCGTCTGGTTTCAGAACCGCCGTGCACGGTGGAAGAACAAGAGGCTTGAAGATGAATACACCAAACTCAAGAACGAACACGAAAACGTTGTCGTTCAGAAGTGTCATCTTGATTCTGAGGTGCGTGATAGTCTTCTCTTTCTAAGAGAAAACATTATTTTGTCATAAACTATTTAAAGATATATGCtagagtgttttcttcttcttttttggaaAAGGGTTAAGATATATGATAGAGTTGTAGGTTAATGAAATTCTGGTTATACTAACATATAACAaagatttagatattttttttaaatgaaatttattttaaagataaagGAAATTAATACCAAATATAACCGAAACACATTGTAAGAAattgtgtgagagagagagaaagaaaccaaaattttgattgAGTTTCAGATTTGTTTTGTTACCTTTAGTCTATAAAGTAGTAAATAgtacaaattaataaaaatatatattattttttgttatacaaaagaaacaaaataataaagaagTGACTTGCAAAAACctaaagaataaataaaataaagtatcaTTTTATGTAATTATCTTTCCGTACAACTTTCTTCGTTTTCTAATGGTCACTCACTGGCTTGTCTTAATCACTGGGCCTCTAATCACCAGGCCCACAAATAACACTCATCAAATCAAactcataaaacttttttttttttggtaacattCAAACTCATAGAACATTATTAGCTATTTATGGTAAAGTATTTTAGTTAATCAAATCAACTAATTATTTCAGGTTCTTCACCTAAAGGAACAGCTTTATGACGCTGAAATAGAGATTCAACGGTTGGCACAAAGAGTCGAAGGAGCCTTAAGCAACAGTCCGATCTCAACTTCTATCTCCGTCGAAGCCAATCTGACTACGCCCTTTTTTGGAGATTACCAAATCGGAGACGACGGTGAAGGTTACGAGAACTTGTTCTACTCGCCGGAATATATCGATGGATTAGAATGGATGAGCCAACTTATGTGAAAACAACTAGTTAACTTAATTAGTATAAAGTTCGTAAAATGATAGGGGTTATTTGTGATAACTAGGTTATATATATGATTGGTCGATATCTATAACGAAGCAGATTAGCAGAATGTAGATAGATCAATGGGTCTGATTAGATTGTGTAATATTGTGCATATCTTTCTCTAAGCATAATTGCTTAGTTATTAATTAGGTTGAAAGCTGCTTTAATTAGTTTGACAGTATGGTCAATGTTGGACAAAAGATGTATTATTTGTTAATTACAAATAAATTATGATTTATCTTTCTTGTAAGAtgtttaatacataaaattacTTGCTATTCATGGTTGTCGGCaaatctttaattttctttcaAGATACTATCTTTGAGAAAATTATACTCAAATATATGTGCattgtttaataaatcatatacaCAGTATATACAAAGAAATCATCAAGAGAGTATAAACTAATCCCTGATTTCTTATCCAGGAAATAAGTATCCAACAACAAGTTATCTATAATCAGAACAATTTAACTACTAAAACTCAACCGTAACatactattaaattaaaagAGCAAATTACAATTAGCAACTAAAAGAGCAAATTACAATTAGCAACCAAAAATAATTTGCCAGAAGAACCATTAAAACTGTATGACGACATATTTGATGATGGTTACGAGCACTTGAAAACAATAAATAGTTTGTTGTCAATTAATGCATTTTAGTTCTGTATATAAGTATTATAGATAgagaaaa comes from the Brassica napus cultivar Da-Ae chromosome A7, Da-Ae, whole genome shotgun sequence genome and includes:
- the LOC106356157 gene encoding homeobox-leucine zipper protein ATHB-21-like isoform X2, with protein sequence MNNQNVNDNNLLLISRMYPNVYASSVPQQVDSKPVRPRRRRKSKNVEMAQEGGDGSNGWFRKRKLSDEQVRMLEMSFGLEHKLESERKNRLASELGLDSRQVAVWFQNRRARWKNKRLEDEYTKLKNEHENVVVQKCHLDSEVLHLKEQLYDAEIEIQRLAQRVEGALSNSPISTSISVEANLTTPFFGDYQIGDDGEGYENLFYSPEYIDGLEWMSQLM
- the LOC106356157 gene encoding homeobox-leucine zipper protein ATHB-21-like isoform X1 codes for the protein MNNQNVNDNNLLLISRMYPNVYASSVPQQAVDSKPVRPRRRRKSKNVEMAQEGGDGSNGWFRKRKLSDEQVRMLEMSFGLEHKLESERKNRLASELGLDSRQVAVWFQNRRARWKNKRLEDEYTKLKNEHENVVVQKCHLDSEVLHLKEQLYDAEIEIQRLAQRVEGALSNSPISTSISVEANLTTPFFGDYQIGDDGEGYENLFYSPEYIDGLEWMSQLM